The following are encoded together in the Rhodothermales bacterium genome:
- the coaA gene encoding type I pantothenate kinase: protein MNSPYIHFARPEWAALREDTPLTLSEVDLEQLRGLNVDLSLGEVVEVYLPLSRLLNLYVAAVQRLHRATATFLGDSAAKVPYLIGLAGSVAVGKSTTARILQALLSRWPDHPRVDLVTTDGFLFPNAKLEALGLMKRKGFPESYDQRQLVAFVAALKAGEPVVQAPIYSHHTYDILPGERLDIRQPDIVILEGINVLQTPRLPAEGRPPVYVSDFFDFSIYVDADPALIEQWFLERFHTLRRTAFRDPSSYFHRYTTLSMEEADAFAQTIWREINARNLTENIAPTRDRADLVLRKGPGHAVEEVRLRKL, encoded by the coding sequence TTGAACTCCCCCTACATCCATTTCGCCCGCCCTGAATGGGCCGCCCTGCGCGAAGATACACCGCTGACCCTATCGGAGGTGGATCTGGAGCAGTTGCGTGGGCTCAACGTGGACCTCTCGCTCGGCGAAGTGGTCGAGGTCTACCTGCCGCTTTCGCGCCTGCTGAACCTCTACGTTGCGGCCGTCCAGCGTTTGCACCGGGCTACCGCGACGTTTCTGGGCGACTCAGCGGCGAAAGTGCCCTATCTCATTGGCCTCGCCGGCAGCGTGGCTGTTGGAAAAAGCACCACGGCCCGCATCCTCCAGGCGCTCCTCTCGCGTTGGCCGGACCACCCTCGGGTGGATCTCGTCACGACCGACGGCTTTCTCTTCCCGAACGCAAAGCTTGAGGCGCTGGGACTGATGAAGCGCAAGGGATTTCCGGAAAGCTACGATCAACGTCAACTCGTCGCATTTGTGGCCGCGCTCAAGGCCGGCGAGCCCGTCGTCCAGGCGCCCATCTACTCGCATCATACGTACGACATCCTGCCCGGAGAGCGGCTCGACATCCGGCAGCCCGACATCGTGATCCTCGAAGGGATCAACGTCCTCCAGACGCCGCGCCTGCCGGCAGAGGGGCGGCCTCCGGTGTATGTGTCGGACTTTTTTGATTTCTCGATCTACGTCGACGCCGACCCTGCACTCATCGAGCAGTGGTTTCTTGAACGATTTCATACCCTCCGCCGGACCGCTTTTCGCGATCCGTCGTCGTACTTTCACCGGTACACGACGCTATCCATGGAGGAGGCTGACGCCTTTGCCCAGACAATCTGGCGCGAGATCAACGCCCGTAACCTCACCGAAAACATCGCCCCCACCCGGGATCGCGCGGACCTCGTCCTGCGCAAAGGCCCCGGGCATGCGGTGGAGGAGGTACGGTTGAGGAAGCTATAA
- a CDS encoding 3-deoxy-7-phosphoheptulonate synthase, translating into MLVILHPNIDETSDAFLHTWKHLTELPGIDVKKHLVSGELQVLTEIYLIGNTAALAIEDIQGLPAVERVVRISEEYRMIGRHKDDRRSIGFSYNGVTFNQDNLHIFAGLCAVDTAEHVERMMQALQAHGQVCTRMGAYKPRTNPYSFQGHGKDCLPYVFELAGKYGIKVIAMEITHESHIEEIDTALERLGRPTGVMLQVGTRNTQNFELLKFIGRQQTYPVLFKRGFGISLAESLNAAEYLATYGNSRIVFCLRGMKASFASPHRNMVDFAHVPVLKRLTRLPVCVDPSHSVGTRQAAPDGMLDLFHVTAQGIISGANMVLVDFHPEPSKALVDGPQALLLEELPYFLEDVRIAREAYEKRRALTERFKV; encoded by the coding sequence ATGCTTGTTATCCTCCATCCGAATATCGACGAGACGTCGGACGCCTTTCTTCACACCTGGAAACACCTTACCGAGCTTCCGGGCATCGACGTGAAGAAACACCTTGTAAGCGGCGAACTGCAGGTGCTCACGGAGATCTACTTGATCGGCAACACGGCGGCGCTGGCGATCGAGGACATCCAGGGGCTGCCGGCCGTCGAGCGGGTCGTGCGTATTTCGGAAGAGTACAGGATGATCGGCCGGCACAAGGACGACCGACGCTCGATCGGCTTCTCCTACAACGGCGTGACCTTCAATCAGGACAACCTGCACATATTCGCCGGCCTCTGTGCGGTGGACACGGCCGAACACGTCGAGCGGATGATGCAGGCCCTCCAGGCCCACGGCCAGGTCTGTACCCGGATGGGCGCCTACAAGCCGCGTACGAATCCGTACTCGTTCCAGGGTCACGGGAAGGACTGTCTGCCGTACGTATTCGAGCTTGCCGGCAAGTACGGGATCAAGGTGATTGCGATGGAGATCACCCACGAGAGCCACATCGAGGAAATCGACACCGCGCTGGAGCGGCTCGGCCGACCGACCGGCGTCATGCTCCAGGTGGGCACGCGGAATACCCAGAATTTCGAGCTGCTGAAGTTCATCGGCCGGCAGCAGACCTACCCGGTGCTCTTCAAACGCGGCTTCGGCATCTCGCTCGCCGAGTCGCTCAACGCGGCCGAATACCTGGCCACCTACGGCAACTCCCGCATCGTCTTTTGCCTGCGCGGCATGAAGGCCTCGTTCGCCAGCCCGCACCGGAATATGGTCGACTTCGCCCACGTCCCGGTCCTCAAACGCCTCACTCGTCTACCGGTCTGTGTCGATCCTTCGCACTCCGTCGGCACCCGCCAGGCGGCTCCAGATGGCATGCTGGATCTGTTCCATGTCACCGCGCAAGGCATCATATCGGGGGCCAATATGGTGCTGGTGGACTTCCACCCGGAGCCCAGTAAGGCGCTCGTCGACGGCCCCCAAGCGCTGCTCCTCGAAGAACTGCCATACTTCCTGGAAGACGTGCGTATTGCCCGCGAGGCCTACGAAAAACGCCGTGCGCTGACGGAACGGTTTAAGGTTTAA
- a CDS encoding autorepressor SdpR family transcription factor: MNTVFKALNDPTRRAILDMLKRADLTAGEIADAFQISKPSISHHLDLLKQAGLIDAEREGQFIRYSLNTTVLDDTLKWLLTLTQSNGDSNHHEAS; encoded by the coding sequence ATGAACACCGTCTTCAAAGCGCTGAACGACCCGACGCGGCGGGCGATCCTGGACATGCTGAAGCGGGCGGACCTGACGGCCGGCGAGATCGCCGATGCGTTTCAGATCAGCAAGCCGAGCATCTCGCATCATCTGGATCTCTTGAAGCAGGCCGGCCTGATCGATGCCGAGCGCGAGGGGCAGTTCATCCGGTACTCGCTCAACACCACCGTGCTCGACGACACCTTGAAGTGGTTGTTGACGCTCACACAATCTAACGGGGATTCGAACCACCATGAAGCTTCGTGA
- a CDS encoding SdpI family protein yields MKLRELIKSDWPAWLVVGLPFVVLAVVWDRLPAELPMHWNMYGEVDRYDAKGFGAWMIPLLGLGMYVLMLAIPWMDPKHRIDPGQKGVKAFRLIIPAMMTGMFGIVCLSWLGYPINTSSAVYLLLCVLFLAMGNFMATMKPNYFIGIRTPWTLESPENWRRTHRLGGKLWVFGSLVMIVLWLFLPVGVYFWVFMAGVLTMSLVPVGYSLVLYLRDKRTAEGSRFKV; encoded by the coding sequence ATGAAGCTTCGTGAATTGATCAAGTCCGACTGGCCGGCGTGGCTGGTTGTGGGCCTGCCGTTTGTCGTACTGGCTGTGGTGTGGGACCGCCTCCCGGCCGAACTGCCCATGCACTGGAACATGTATGGCGAAGTCGACCGCTACGATGCGAAGGGTTTTGGTGCCTGGATGATCCCGCTCCTCGGGCTGGGGATGTATGTGCTGATGCTGGCGATTCCCTGGATGGACCCCAAGCATCGGATCGACCCGGGCCAGAAGGGGGTGAAGGCCTTTCGGCTGATCATTCCTGCGATGATGACCGGGATGTTCGGCATCGTCTGTCTGAGTTGGCTCGGGTATCCGATTAACACGTCCAGCGCCGTGTACCTGTTGCTGTGCGTGCTTTTTCTGGCGATGGGCAACTTCATGGCTACGATGAAGCCCAATTATTTCATCGGGATTCGCACGCCCTGGACGCTCGAATCCCCCGAAAACTGGCGCAGGACGCATCGACTCGGAGGAAAATTATGGGTCTTCGGCTCTCTTGTGATGATCGTTTTATGGTTATTTCTGCCCGTTGGCGTCTACTTCTGGGTATTCATGGCCGGCGTGCTGACCATGTCCCTCGTTCCGGTCGGCTACTCGTTGGTGCTCTACCTCAGGGACAAACGGACGGCAGAGGGTTCCAGGTTCAAGGTGTAA